The following are encoded together in the Primulina tabacum isolate GXHZ01 chromosome 18, ASM2559414v2, whole genome shotgun sequence genome:
- the LOC142532760 gene encoding uncharacterized protein LOC142532760 isoform X2, with protein MDDNHRSTSKDYYKVLEVDYDATDEKIKLNYRKLALKWHPDKHKGDCAVTENFQEINEAYTVLIDPDKRLEYDLNGKYEIEKYTLQEYLSRFKGMILTSNGLGISHTSIWGSYQAETKDEV; from the exons ATGGACGATAACCATCGAAGCACCTCCAAG GATTACTACAAGGTCTTAGAAGTAGACTACGATGCTACTGATGAGAAAATCAAATTGAATTATCGGAAGCTAGCATTG AAATGGCATCCTGATAAACACAAGGGAGACTGTGCTGTTACTGAAAATTTTCAAGAGATCAACGAAGCCTATACCG TGTTAATTGATCCTGATAAACGACTAGAGTACGATCTGAATGGAAAGTATGAGATTGAAAAATATACTTTACAG GAGTATTTGTCGAGATTTAAAGGGATGATACTTACCAGTAATGGGCTTGGCATTAGTCACACATCAATTTG GGGAAGCTATCAAGCTGAAACAAAGGATGAAGTTTAG
- the LOC142532760 gene encoding uncharacterized protein LOC142532760 isoform X1, translating to MDDNHRSTSKDYYKVLEVDYDATDEKIKLNYRKLALKWHPDKHKGDCAVTENFQEINEAYTVLIDPDKRLEYDLNGKYEIEKYTLQEYLSRFKGMILTSNGLGISHTSIWSQPLMELNDSKKNKVRSRVL from the exons ATGGACGATAACCATCGAAGCACCTCCAAG GATTACTACAAGGTCTTAGAAGTAGACTACGATGCTACTGATGAGAAAATCAAATTGAATTATCGGAAGCTAGCATTG AAATGGCATCCTGATAAACACAAGGGAGACTGTGCTGTTACTGAAAATTTTCAAGAGATCAACGAAGCCTATACCG TGTTAATTGATCCTGATAAACGACTAGAGTACGATCTGAATGGAAAGTATGAGATTGAAAAATATACTTTACAG GAGTATTTGTCGAGATTTAAAGGGATGATACTTACCAGTAATGGGCTTGGCATTAGTCACACATCAATTTG GTCACAACCACTGATGGAGCTCAATGATTCAAAGAAAAATAAGGTACGGAGTCGTGTCCTTTAA
- the LOC142533124 gene encoding uncharacterized protein LOC142533124, translating into MDRGHNSPACGGEREVVAEEESRKQTLCKRCKETYVASANSSTSCRFHPSFFVCRRHDDQQRYYELRPNDPPYAAKFYDCCGAENKDAPGCTASFHISYDD; encoded by the exons ATGGATCGGGGCCACAATTCCCCTGCCTGCGGCGGAGAGAGAGAGGTCGTTGCTGAAGAGGAAAGCCGAAAGCAAACCTTATGCAAGCGCTGCAAGGAGACGTACGTCGCGTCGGCCAACTCATCAACATCATGCCGCTTTCATCCTTCCTTTTTCGTCTGCCGCCGTCACGACGATCAGCAAAG GTACTATGAATTGAGACCAAATGATCCTCCATATGCTGCCAAGTTTTACGATTGTTGTGGAGCGGAGAACAAGGACGCACCTGGCTGTACCGCCagtttccatatctcatatgatgACTAA
- the LOC142532759 gene encoding putative gamma-glutamylcyclotransferase At3g02910, translating into MVAEEETAALIFTYGTLKRGFSNHPLLQDMMATGDASYVGSYRTRDSLPLVCGPYRVPFLLNLPGRGQRVSGELYAVSQRALEKMDELEGLQRGHYERLAIELVRGDDEEEKKRSPDPTPAQAYYAHRSYAEEMWKKNGEEGYSCYTEKVARGYVRRKDRPQTLTFLDQIRLFLSE; encoded by the coding sequence atggtggCGGAGGAGGAGACGGCGGCGCTGATATTCACCTACGGCACCCTCAAGCGGGGATTCTCGAATCACCCGCTGTTGCAGGATATGATGGCCACGGGCGATGCTTCCTACGTGGGATCCTACCGCACCCGCGACAGCCTACCCCTTGTATGCGGGCCCTACCGCGTGCCGTTCCTCCTCAACCTTCCCGGCCGCGGTCAACGAGTCTCCGGCGAGCTCTACGCCGTGTCGCAGCGGGCGCTGGAGAAGATGGACGAGTTAGAGGGCCTGCAGAGAGGGCACTACGAGAGGCTGGCAATCGAGCTGGTGCGCGGCGACGATGAGGAGGAGAAGAAGAGGTCGCCGGATCCTACGCCGGCGCAGGCGTACTACGCACACCGGAGCTACGCGGAGGAGATGTGGAAGAAGAATGGGGAGGAGGGATATAGCTGTTACACGGAGAAAGTGGCGAGGGGATACGTCAGGCGTAAAGATAGGCCGCAAACGCTTACTTTCTTGGATCAAATTCGTCTCTTTCTTTCTGAATGA